The proteins below are encoded in one region of Neoasaia chiangmaiensis:
- a CDS encoding DedA family protein: MDSSWVGAAWWAKALGIVIGTFILEDATTILAAMAADQGKLSPALALVSLYVGVAAGDVLLYGMGALGARWVPLQRWLTLPKRDRGHAWFSKHVVRTVVISRFIPGARLPLYTACGYFRAPLGRFALSAICATLVWTSLLFGISMHVGGWMSAHLSSWRWLGMLGFVFTLFFVGRLVARLQTFSD; this comes from the coding sequence ATGGACTCTTCGTGGGTCGGGGCGGCCTGGTGGGCGAAGGCGCTGGGGATCGTGATCGGCACGTTCATCCTGGAGGATGCCACGACAATTCTTGCCGCGATGGCGGCGGATCAGGGCAAGTTGAGCCCTGCACTCGCTCTGGTCTCGCTTTACGTCGGCGTCGCCGCCGGCGATGTGCTTTTGTACGGCATGGGTGCCCTTGGCGCACGATGGGTTCCGCTGCAGCGATGGCTGACCTTGCCCAAGCGCGATCGCGGGCATGCCTGGTTTTCGAAGCATGTGGTGCGCACGGTCGTCATTAGCCGGTTCATTCCCGGCGCCCGATTGCCGCTCTATACGGCGTGCGGTTATTTCAGGGCGCCGCTCGGGCGGTTTGCGTTGAGCGCCATCTGTGCGACGCTGGTCTGGACGTCGCTCCTGTTCGGTATTTCCATGCATGTCGGCGGCTGGATGTCGGCGCATCTTTCCAGTTGGCGCTGGCTCGGCATGCTGGGTTTCGTTTTCACCTTGTTTTTCGTTGGCCGTCTGGTCGCCCGACTTCAGACATTCAGTGACTGA
- a CDS encoding lytic murein transglycosylase, giving the protein MLKRRHLIASLPAIGLMTGRAHAAQDYRGFLESVRSEAIRNGIASGVVDRALALTRQPNAHVLQLDRHQPEFTLTWAQYRARVIGTTRISQGRAAFTARAAQLNGIGAQYGVDPRVIVGIWGLESGFGRKIGTFSVIDSLATLAFDGRRAAFFRSELLKSLQILNAGDISPEGMLGSYAGAMGQPQFMPSAYLRYAADGNGDGRRDIWTNEQDVFASIANYLARCGWQADQPWGQPVTLTRDIPQTMTGRGQQKTLGEWATLGVRRADGRAFSRPTVEGALLRPDGPGTEAFIVYRNFNVIRRYNPSDYYALGVGLLGYAVA; this is encoded by the coding sequence ATGTTGAAACGTCGTCATCTGATCGCCTCGCTTCCCGCTATCGGGCTGATGACGGGGCGGGCACACGCAGCGCAGGACTATCGTGGTTTCCTTGAATCGGTGAGAAGCGAGGCAATCCGGAACGGCATCGCCAGCGGTGTGGTGGATCGTGCCCTTGCCCTGACACGCCAGCCTAATGCCCATGTTCTGCAACTCGACCGGCATCAGCCGGAATTCACGCTGACCTGGGCGCAATACCGGGCACGTGTCATCGGCACCACGCGCATTTCACAGGGACGTGCCGCCTTCACGGCACGCGCAGCCCAGTTGAACGGCATTGGTGCGCAATACGGTGTCGATCCGCGCGTTATTGTCGGCATCTGGGGCCTCGAATCGGGCTTCGGTCGCAAGATCGGCACGTTTTCGGTCATCGATTCGCTGGCGACGCTGGCCTTTGACGGCCGACGCGCCGCATTCTTTCGCAGCGAGCTTCTGAAATCCCTGCAAATCCTCAATGCCGGCGACATCAGCCCGGAGGGCATGCTCGGCTCCTACGCCGGCGCGATGGGTCAACCGCAATTCATGCCCAGCGCCTATCTCCGCTATGCGGCAGATGGCAACGGCGACGGACGCCGCGATATCTGGACGAACGAGCAGGATGTTTTCGCGTCGATCGCCAACTATCTCGCCCGTTGCGGGTGGCAGGCCGATCAGCCATGGGGACAGCCCGTGACCCTGACGCGCGACATTCCGCAGACGATGACGGGGCGCGGCCAGCAGAAGACATTGGGCGAATGGGCCACGCTGGGCGTCAGGCGAGCCGATGGCCGGGCATTCTCCCGGCCGACGGTCGAGGGTGCGCTCCTGCGACCGGACGGTCCGGGAACGGAGGCGTTCATCGTCTATCGTAACTTCAACGTCATCCGGCGATACAATCCATCCGACTACTACGCGCTTGGCGTGGGCCTGCTGGGATATGCCGTTGCGTAA
- a CDS encoding ATP-grasp domain-containing protein — MDAPMAEPAPANPLSLFEFWPGSIFYTPIVLYWIAMGFRYGDFSVPSAANPRIETGGLCGESKGGILDLAGAEAKKWIAPYTVMTLARGARSEDTKIALAAMDAAGLHFPVVVKPDIGCNGTGVKLVRDRQVLNEVLASFPDNIRLMIQKLVDAPVEAGLFYVRHPDEPTGRITSITYKEVPVLYGDGSSTIEMLVRRNPRTSLLPDIYLPRLADRLDEVPAAGEPVQLVFTGNHCKGSIFRNGCADATPELTHRLDTLIKDIPDFYFGRIDVKAASIGELRHGRGFSIIEINGVGSEATHIWDSRTTLAEAYRTQFYHYRQTFRIGAANRKRGWKTCGALTMLRYWRKQRRLLASYPLND, encoded by the coding sequence ATGGATGCGCCAATGGCCGAACCGGCTCCGGCGAACCCATTGTCGCTTTTCGAGTTCTGGCCCGGTTCGATTTTCTATACGCCCATCGTGCTATACTGGATTGCCATGGGATTTCGCTACGGTGATTTCAGCGTGCCGAGTGCGGCCAATCCCCGCATTGAAACGGGCGGACTATGTGGCGAGAGCAAGGGCGGCATCCTGGATCTTGCGGGGGCGGAAGCGAAGAAATGGATCGCGCCCTACACGGTCATGACACTGGCTCGCGGAGCACGGTCTGAAGACACGAAGATCGCATTGGCTGCCATGGACGCGGCCGGCTTGCATTTCCCCGTCGTCGTCAAACCCGACATCGGCTGCAACGGGACCGGCGTCAAACTCGTTCGTGACAGGCAGGTCCTGAACGAGGTTCTGGCATCTTTCCCGGATAACATTCGCCTGATGATCCAGAAGCTCGTCGATGCACCGGTCGAGGCTGGACTTTTCTACGTCCGACACCCCGACGAGCCTACAGGGCGGATCACTTCCATTACCTACAAGGAAGTGCCTGTCCTGTATGGCGATGGTTCATCGACTATCGAAATGCTCGTCCGTCGTAACCCCAGAACGAGTTTGCTGCCGGACATCTATCTTCCACGTCTGGCCGACCGTCTTGATGAGGTCCCGGCGGCGGGCGAACCTGTGCAGCTTGTGTTCACCGGCAACCATTGCAAGGGATCGATCTTTCGCAACGGCTGCGCGGATGCCACGCCGGAACTGACGCATCGGCTGGATACGCTGATAAAAGACATTCCGGATTTCTATTTCGGCCGGATCGACGTGAAGGCGGCGTCGATCGGCGAATTGCGGCACGGCAGAGGTTTTTCCATTATCGAGATCAATGGCGTCGGATCGGAGGCGACTCATATCTGGGACAGCCGGACGACGCTTGCCGAAGCCTATCGCACGCAATTCTATCACTATCGACAGACATTCCGGATCGGCGCTGCCAATCGGAAACGCGGCTGGAAAACCTGCGGTGCGCTGACAATGCTCCGATATTGGCGCAAGCAGCGGCGTCTCCTCGCCTCATACCCCTTGAACGACTGA
- a CDS encoding undecaprenyl-diphosphate phosphatase has translation MTPIQALILAIIQGVTELFPVSSLGHAVLVPALLHWRLNESDPLFLPFLTMLHFGTFIALLLVFAKDWIAIFGGATGRYGRFRQEQSVRILLLLIVATVPLVVVGAALEHPLRALFGSPIFVAFFLILNGSLLIVTEWLRSHKGRQRQRSIADMSIRDAVIIGIWQCLAFLPGISRSGVTMNGGLLRGLDHETSARFSFLLAQPAVLAATVHEAFQLRHVAVPHAVIVQSAIAAVVAGVTALISTLLLLRYFHNHDRWALSPFAIYCVAAGVVSLVSLTIL, from the coding sequence ATGACACCCATTCAGGCCCTGATTCTTGCGATCATTCAGGGTGTTACCGAGCTTTTTCCCGTCAGCAGCCTTGGCCATGCCGTTCTGGTTCCGGCATTGTTGCACTGGCGATTGAACGAGAGCGATCCGCTGTTCCTTCCTTTCCTGACAATGCTGCATTTCGGCACTTTCATTGCCCTGCTGCTCGTTTTTGCCAAGGACTGGATCGCCATTTTTGGAGGGGCAACGGGGCGTTACGGACGGTTTCGTCAGGAGCAGTCCGTCCGCATCCTGCTCTTGCTCATCGTCGCGACAGTACCGCTGGTCGTGGTTGGCGCGGCGCTGGAGCATCCTCTTCGCGCCCTATTCGGATCGCCGATTTTCGTGGCGTTTTTCCTGATACTGAACGGATCGCTGCTCATCGTGACCGAATGGTTGCGCAGCCATAAGGGGCGTCAGCGGCAGCGCTCGATTGCCGACATGTCGATTCGCGATGCCGTCATTATCGGTATCTGGCAGTGCCTCGCGTTCCTCCCCGGAATTTCGCGTTCGGGCGTGACCATGAATGGTGGTCTGTTGCGCGGGCTCGATCACGAAACCTCGGCGCGGTTCTCTTTCCTACTGGCGCAACCAGCCGTGCTGGCCGCGACGGTGCATGAGGCTTTCCAGCTGCGTCACGTCGCGGTGCCCCATGCCGTCATCGTGCAGTCCGCCATCGCCGCTGTCGTGGCCGGCGTGACGGCGCTCATCAGCACGCTGCTGCTGCTGCGCTATTTTCATAACCATGATCGCTGGGCACTGTCGCCGTTTGCCATCTATTGCGTGGCGGCCGGTGTTGTCTCGCTGGTGTCGCTGACCATTCTGTAG
- a CDS encoding MlaD family protein has translation MQQEDGMVAEARGGAIVSSGLVLVAAVLFTIYANQQRQGAVRGGEPMHARFVSANGLAAGADVTMAGVPVGSVQRIFLDARTQMATVDFTLDPTLRLPTDSVVQIGAPTLTADNALQIAPGHAKTVFPSGSTIQNTRDQVSLEQQVSNYIFGGALGGD, from the coding sequence TTGCAGCAGGAGGATGGCATGGTGGCGGAAGCACGAGGTGGCGCGATCGTCAGCAGCGGGCTGGTGCTCGTCGCGGCGGTTCTGTTCACCATCTACGCCAACCAGCAACGTCAGGGAGCGGTGCGTGGAGGGGAGCCGATGCATGCACGTTTCGTCTCCGCCAATGGGCTTGCCGCTGGCGCGGACGTGACGATGGCCGGCGTTCCGGTCGGCAGCGTCCAACGGATCTTCCTTGATGCCAGGACCCAGATGGCAACGGTCGACTTCACGCTCGATCCGACTTTACGCCTGCCAACCGATTCGGTCGTCCAGATCGGCGCGCCGACACTGACCGCCGATAACGCGCTCCAGATCGCCCCCGGCCATGCGAAAACCGTTTTCCCGTCCGGCTCCACGATTCAGAATACGCGGGATCAGGTCTCCCTGGAGCAGCAGGTCAGCAACTACATTTTCGGCGGCGCACTCGGCGGCGACTGA